A single Bacteroidales bacterium DNA region contains:
- a CDS encoding four helix bundle protein — protein MSEFRFEGLNIWKLSIEIADNLFDIADIAEGRKYYRFAEQLRAATMSISNNIAEGSGSFSDKDFANYLVISRKSVFECANILILFLRRKIITNEIKEKEYNDLQYLSKMITNFRKSLINNNK, from the coding sequence ATGTCAGAATTTAGATTTGAAGGTTTGAATATATGGAAGTTGAGCATAGAGATAGCCGATAACCTCTTTGATATTGCTGATATAGCAGAGGGTAGAAAGTATTACCGGTTTGCAGAGCAGCTTCGGGCTGCAACTATGAGTATATCAAATAATATTGCAGAAGGTTCAGGTTCATTTTCAGATAAAGATTTTGCAAATTATTTGGTTATTTCAAGAAAATCGGTTTTCGAATGTGCCAATATTCTTATTTTATTTCTCAGAAGAAAAATTATAACAAATGAAATTAAAGAAAAGGAGTACAATGATTTGCAATACTTGAGTAAAATGATAACCAATTTCAGAAAAAGCTTAATAAATAATAATAAGTAA
- a CDS encoding ABC transporter ATP-binding protein: MIRTKELMKVFRTDEVETTALNRVNLEVEDGEFVGIMGPSGCGKSTLLNILGLLDNPSGGELYFMNHEVSNYSERKRTNLRKANIGFVFQSFNLIDELNVFENVELPLLYLKRPSSERRKRVEEVLERMKMSHRKKHFPQQLSGGQQQRVAISRAVVANPRLILADEPTGNLDSANGEEVMNLLQELNREGTTIIMVTHSPSDAEKAHRIVQLFDGYVVTENIKQVL, encoded by the coding sequence ATGATACGAACCAAAGAATTGATGAAAGTTTTCAGAACCGATGAGGTTGAAACGACAGCACTCAACCGGGTGAACCTGGAAGTAGAAGATGGTGAATTTGTAGGAATAATGGGCCCTTCGGGGTGTGGTAAGTCCACACTGCTGAATATATTGGGGCTGCTTGACAACCCTTCGGGTGGTGAGCTATATTTCATGAATCATGAAGTATCCAATTATTCTGAGAGAAAACGAACCAATCTGCGAAAAGCCAATATTGGCTTTGTTTTTCAGAGTTTTAACCTGATTGATGAACTGAATGTATTTGAAAATGTGGAGTTGCCATTGCTTTATCTGAAACGTCCTTCTTCTGAAAGAAGAAAACGGGTGGAGGAAGTGCTTGAAAGGATGAAGATGTCGCACCGGAAGAAGCATTTTCCTCAGCAATTGTCCGGAGGTCAGCAACAGAGGGTTGCTATATCCCGTGCCGTTGTAGCCAATCCCCGGTTGATTCTGGCAGACGAGCCCACCGGGAATCTTGATTCAGCCAACGGTGAGGAGGTCATGAACCTTTTGCAGGAACTTAACCGGGAAGGGACTACCATTATAATGGTTACACACTCTCCGTCGGATGCTGAAAA